Proteins from one Malania oleifera isolate guangnan ecotype guangnan chromosome 4, ASM2987363v1, whole genome shotgun sequence genomic window:
- the LOC131153555 gene encoding pentatricopeptide repeat-containing protein At1g08610, whose protein sequence is MRHMIIPQKSVVEVPCWHGLHACSNRKYLSSSIGCHSLMKTSVLHYNCSIKGKCGTPCSLKWRQGAALGQTAVSRRSICEQRNACIDKVDQNDQDDRRFGRHMMNVEKNLGEHMNLRKDSNALQLHLDGPLVENDEETNNKILQNFCSFGNLTEASKLIDIMARRNQIPHFPSCINLIRGLVNVDQIDKASKALNIMVMSGGVPDVITYNMMIGGLCKTGQLKSALDLLEDISLSGCSPDVITFNTILRCMFDHSRFDQAIGFWKEQLRKGYPPYFITYTVLIELVCKHCGIEQAMEVLEDVAVEGCYPDIVTYNLLVNSTCKQSKYGLTALVIHNLLSCGMEPNAVTYNTILHSLCSHGYWDEVEEILSIMNETSHPPTVVTYNILINGLCKHGLLDRAINFFDQMVSRNCSPDIITYNTLLGALCKVGMIDEAVEILHCLDDTICSPGLITYNIVINGLAQLGYMEKAMGLYGQMIEKGIFPDDITHHSLIWGFFRVDQAEQGMKILKEMAKRNHKVRNSAYRFMIQGLCKSKKVDIAIQVLEMMISSRCKPDEMIYSTLIKGIGAAGMTDEAGQLCQKLNEWKVLREDITLD, encoded by the coding sequence ATGAGGCACATGATTATCCCACAGAAATCTGTTGTTGAAGTTCCTTGTTGGCatggattgcatgcttgttccAACCGAAAGTATCTTAGCTCTAGTATTGGCTGTCATTCTTTGATGAAAACATCAGTGCTTCACTATAATTGTTCAATTAAGGGTAAGTGTGGAACCCCATGCAGTTTAAAATGGAGGCAAGGGGCTGCTTTAGGACAAACTGCTGTTTCTCGACGGAGTATATGTGAACAGAGAAATGCTTGCATTGACAAGGTTGATCAAAATGACCAAGATGATAGGAGATTTGGAAGACACATGATGAATGTTGAGAAAAATCTTGGGGAACATATGAACTTGAGGAAAGATTCAAATGCTTTGCAACTGCATCTAGATGGACCCTTAGTTGAAAATGATGaggaaactaataataaaatcctGCAGAATTTCTGCAGCTTTGGGAACTTAACAGAGGCGTCAAAGCTTATAGATATTATGGCTCGTCGAAACCAAATTCCTCACTTCCCTTCTTGTATAAACTTAATTAGAGGCCTTGTTAACGTTGATCAGATAGATAAAGCTTCCAAAGCCCTAAATATCATGGTCATGTCTGGTGGTGTTCCAGATGTTATCACATACAACATGATGATTGGTGGTCTATGTAAGACAGGACAGTTAAAATCTGCCCTTGATCTGTTAGAGGACAtttccttgagtggttgctctcCTGATGTGATTACTTTTAATACGATCCTTCGCTGCATGTTTGATCATAGTAGATTTGATCAGGCCATTGGATTTTGGAAGGAGCAACTAAGAAAGGGATACCCTCCTTATTTTATCACTTACACAGTTCTCATTGAGCTAGTCTGCAAGCATTGTGGGATTGAACAGGCCATGGAGGTATTGGAAGATGTGGCAGTTGAGGGCTGTTACCCTGACATTGTTACCTACAATTTGCTGGTAAATTCTACTTGTAAACAGTCAAAATATGGACTCACAGCTTTGGTGATACATAATCTTCTCTCATGTGGAATGGAGCCCAATGCCGTAACTTACAACACTATTCTCCATTCTCTTTGTAGTCATGGGTATTGggatgaagttgaagagatcctctCAATCATGAATGAAACTTCTCATCCTCCCACCGTTGTTACTTATAATATCTTGATCAATGGTTTGTGTAAGCATGGGCTTTTGGATCGTGCTATCAACTTCTTTGATCAAATGGTTTCCCGAAATTGTTCACCTGACATTATCACATATAACACCCTGCTAGGTGCTCTTTGTAAAGTGGGAATGATAGACGAGGCAGTGGAAATACTTCATTGTTTAGATGATACCATCTGTTCTCCTGGCTTGATTACTTATAATATAGTGATTAATGGCTTGGCTCAATTGGGTTATATGGAGAAAGCAATGGGATTGTATGGTCAGATGATAGAGAAGGGGATATTTCCTGATGACATTACCCATCATTCTTTGATTTGGGGATTTTTCCGGGTAGATCAAGCTGAGCAAGGTATGAAGATACTGAAGGAGATGGCCAAAAGAAACCACAAGGTTAGGAATAGTGCTTACAGATTTATGATCCAAGGATTGTGCAAGAGCAAGAAGGTGGATATTGCAATACAAGTTCTTGAAATGATGATATCAAGTCGATGCAAGCCAGATGAGATGATTTATTCCACGCTAATCAAAGGTATAGGTGCTGCTGGTATGACTGACGAGGCTGGTCAGTTATGTCAAAAGTTGAATGAGTGGAAGGTTCTTAGAGAAGATATCACGCTGGATTAA